cccggagctggggcagctgccccagtgcccccaTCATCTGCTACCTTCAGGTCCCCGCGCGGTGCTGCCACTTGAGCCGGGGCTACCCGctggttctcccccacccccgtgggATGGGTGATACACACACCCCCTTAACTCCATACACATGCCCCCGATCCCGgccggctcccctcccccaccagtgctgtccattcccagctctcacccccccccccccccgcaggttcCTGGAGGGGGACCCCGGCGAGGACACCTGCACCATCGCCCAGGCCGACATCGCTGAGGCTGCCGACATCGCCAGCGCCACCAAGGTCAGAGACGCCCCcacacaccgggggggggggggggagggtgtcgtGAGGTGGGGGgaatggcagggggaggggtcgcCCCTAGGATGTGGGGGGGTCACTGGGCAGTATTGGGGGGGATCACGGGAGCATCTCAGTGGTGCAGGGGGGTCACCGGGGGGATCCCGGGGCAGCGTCTCTGGGGGGCTCACCCGGGGTTGGTGGTCCCTGTGCTGTGTCTAACCAGGTCTCTACCCCCCATAGCACTTTGAGCTGACACTGAACCAGTTTGGCCCCTACCGGATGGATTATACCCGACCTGGCCGGTgagtggggggatgggcagggaggagCATGTGGGGGGAGAGTAGGAGGGAGNNNNNNNNNNTTCCCCTGGTACCCATAGCCCTCTGGCAGCATAGGGCCCACCCTGGTATCCACTGCACCCCCCATTGTGCTGTGTccccccccagcagggcagggccCCCCGTACCTGCAGCTGCCCCAGCAGCGTGTGGGTTCGCTCGTTGGGGAAGGTCTGGTTGATGCTGACAATGGCAGAGGAGAACTCCGCATAGCGCCGCGTGATCTGGGAGGAtacagggggtgtgtgtgagggcacAGCAGGGTTCCCAGGGACCCCCAGACACTGCTCCCCTGGAGTTCCCTGACCTCCACCCGACACCTCAACCCCCCCAAACTACTCACCCTGCCCTAGgccagcccccccactcctccgaCAGCCCTAGCCCCCCTCGCCCCATATGAGCGCCCACTAACTCCCCACACCCTgcaaagccccccccccaacactacccccccttcccagggtgagccccacccccatccccccctccccccagcgcccctcccccctaCGTAGTGGGGGCGCGTGTCCAGGAAGCCCAGTTTCTGGGGGGTCCGTGTTCTGGATGCTCTGGATGTTCAGCTCCAGGATGTACTCGAACCGTGGCCACAGGATCTCCAGCAGCGTGTCCCAGTACCTGGGGGGAGCCGGaggcctgggttctctcctggctctgggcgggcagtgggggcccagtggtcagagcagggggctgggagctgggactcctgggttctagccccagctctgggaggggagtggggtctagtgggatgggggggggggctctcccaGCCCCAGATGGGCTGTGGGGCCCAGCAGCAGAgcggggggctggaagccaggactccgggTCTCTCCCAGCGCCgggcggggctgtggggcccAGCAGTCAgaccagggggctgggagctgggactccGGGGGGCTCTCCCAGCCCCAGACGGGCTGTGGGGACCAGCGGCAGAGCGGGGGGTCCCACACTCACTTGTCGATGGCGGGGACGTTGCGCTTGGCCGTGATGGCTCGGAAGCGCAGGACGATGTGGATGCAGAGGAAGACAGCGATGCTGTCGTAGCAGTCGCACACGTACGCGTCCATGTGTTTCTGGGGGGCACACACACGGGGTTAAAGGGGCAGAGAGCCTCCAgcagccgccccctccccgcagcaaCACCCCAGCATCTCCGCCCCCCGGGCTTGACCTCCAccgagcccccccctcccccaggctcacCAGGAACATGGCCAGCGTCTTGCCCATCTCCGccccccctggcctgccccccgccgagccctCCCCGCAGCAACACCCCAGCATCTCCGCCCCCCGGGCCTGGCCCCCAccgagcccccccctcccccaggctcacCAGGAACATGGCCAGCGTCTTGCCCATCTCCGCCCCCCCCGGCCTCCCTCCCgctgagccccccctcccccaggctcacCAGGAACATGGCCAGCGTCTTGCCCATCTCCGCCCCCCCGGCCTGCCTCCCgctgagccccccctcccctacgCTCACCAGGAACATGGCCAGCGTCTTGCCCATCTCCgcccccccggcccgccccccgccgagccccccctcccctaggCTCACCAGGAACATGGCCAGCGCCTTGCCCATCTCCACCCCACCGGcctgccccccgccgagccccccctcccccaggctcacCAGGAACATGGCCAGCGTCTTGCCCATGACCGCGTTGAAGAGCTCCTGGGCGCTGGGCCCCGTCACCAGGAAGAAGTCACAGAGGAAGAGATACTCGCGACAGCTGTTGTCCAGCAGGGCGTAGTGCTGGCTGCGGAACAGCGACTCGAAGGGgtactgccggggggggggggagcggcgtGTTAGCCGGGGGGGGAtggacacagccccccccccccccccccggctgcaggACAGCGACTCGAAGGggtactgctggggggggggaggggagggacacacacccagccccgcccccaacctGCTTCCCCAGTGACCCCCCTAATCCACTGGCCCTAAGAGGTCACAgccttccgcccctcccccccagccaggtcAAGCCTCCTGTCCCTGtcatctccttcccccccccccgaatccccaCTTGCTCACGCGGACGTCGCTCTTCTGGGCAGCGTGGGGCACAATGATGGGCCCCTCCAGCTCGGCCCCCACGATCACACTGCCCCGGTTCCCCAGCGTGAAGATCGTGTTGCGGTTCTTCAGGGACGGCTTTGAGAAAAAccgtggggggcgggggtcaAGGGAAAGAGCAGGGAGatgctgccccccccagccccaccccccgtcaccttcccagccagcccccccaccctcagccccacaccctttccctgccccgcAGGGTGCCTGGGAATGCGACTGTCCAGGGACAGGGGAGCCAGGATATCTTTCTTGGCCGTGTCCTCCACTCCCATCAGGTCATCCTTCTCTGCCACCTCCTCGTActgcaggacagacagacagatggggggggtcagtgtggggtccccagcccctcccctcaacACTGACGGACAGACGGGGGTCAGTGTGGggttcccagcccctcctcccagtACTGCAGGACAGACGGGGGGGGCATAGCGTGGGGTTCCCCATCCCGATCCCGTCATTCACATGGGGGGGAACCAGAGCACTCTGTGTGggaatccccacccccacacgcCTGCCCCATGAGGCTCCCTACACCACCACCCTGAGGgctgccccgctctccccggctccCCTCACCTGGATCTTCATGAGGCGGCTGGTGTAGGATTTGAAGTAGGACAGGTAGATCTTGCTCATGGTCTCCACGTACTGCTCCCGCAGCTCCTGTGCCACCGTCCGCTCGTTCCCGAGCAGGAACTGGTAGAAGAACCTGCCAAGGCGCGTCAGTCTGGGGAACTGCCCGCTACTGGAGCGGGGCGTTCTGGGAGAGCCCCATAGCCCCTGCTGCCCACTGGCTAACTTGTAGTGGAGCAGGGCATTCTGGGAGATTCTCGTTGattgacccccccaccccatggctgaCCTGTACTggagcagtgcattctggggaATCCCCATTAACCTCCCCCCCATGGCTGACCTGTGCTGGAGCAGGGCATTCTGGGAGATTCTCGTTGATTGACCCCACCCCATGGCTGACCTGTACTGGAGCAGGGCATTCTGGGAGATTCTcgtttaccccccaccccatggctgaCCTGTACTTGAGCAGGGCATTCTGGGGGATCTGGTAGTTGGTCATGGGTTTGCGGAACGAGTAGATTTTCTGTAGGACGAACTCCCGGATCTTGGTCACAGCCTGCAGAGGGTCGAGGGGGAGTGGATCACGGAGCACAGGGCAGGCTGAGCCCACGCGgacaccctccccttccccccagcgcctccccaccccctacagctccacaccccccacacctccatccCGCAACACCCCTGTGACCAGCAGGGCCACCCCATGTGCACAGAGATTCCCCAGGGGGGCTGACGCAGCCTGACCAGTGACCCCTGACCGCTGGGGCCTGGGGGAGACGGAGCCCAGCTGgcctggctctgggggaggggccgagCCTGGACTCCCTGGGCGGGGCTCACCTTGACCTTCAGGCGGTCCAGCACGTGGTGCACATCGGTGCAGGCCATGGTCTCGCGGAAGGCCTGCTCCTTCACGTAGTTCATCTTGTTGTTCAGCTCATGCAGCTGCTCCAGGAAGTCCTGCTCGGTCACCGGGGCCTCCaggatggtgctgggggggcagggacaaaGGCATCCCAGGGTCACACCTCACAGCCTGCGCATCCAGCCCAGAGGTGGTGgccagcaccccaaactcccctaccCACCAGCACCTTCCTCCACCTCTCTGCAGCCTGTCCCCACATGGTGCCCTCCTCACacctcccatccccctgcctggcagcaggccctcagctcagcccagccccccacctgatCATGGtggccagcccccagcctgtccccccaTAGTGCCCTCCTCACATCTCCCATCCCCCTGCCTGGCAGCAGGccctcagctcagcccagccccctaCCTGATCATGGcggccggcccccagcccagccccccaccttaCCATTGCAGTCGGCCCCCAACCTGATCATGGcagccaacccccagcccagccccctaccTGACCATggcagccagcccccagcccagccccctaccTGACCATGGCAGCcagccctcagcccagccccctaCCTGACCATGGCAGCcagccctcagcccagccccccacctgacCATGgcagccagcccccggcccagccccccacctgacCATGGCGGGCGGCCCCCAGCCTAGCCCCCCACCTGATCATGGCGGCCGGCCCCCAGCCTAGCCCCCCACCTGATCATGgcggccagcccccagcccagccccccacctgatCATGgcggccagcccccagcccagccccccacctgatCATGGCGGCCAGCCCCGAACCTGTCCCCCCATGGTGCCTTCCCCACacctcccatccccctgcctggcagccagcccagccccccacctgaccatggcagccagcccccagcccagccccccacctgacCATGgcagccagcccccggcccagccccccacctgacCATGgcggccagcccccggcccagccccccacctgacCATGgcggccagcccccggcccagccccccacctgacCATGgcggccagcccccggcccagccccacaccTGATCATGgcggccggcccccggcccagccccacaccTGATCATGGCGGCCGGCACCACAAGCTCGTCCACCAGCTGGCTGAGCTGGCTACGCACGGCCTGGCGGTTCTTGAGCCGCAGGTTCATGGCCACCGACTGCTCCTGTAGCGTCTGGATCTCGCAGCTGATGCTGCTTAGGTCACACTGGAAGGAGCTCAGCATCTGCTCCATgcgctgcgggggaggagggagacaggggGGGATGACACCAGTCAGAGACATGGACTGCAGACAGTGCTCTGGGGAGAGTTTGGGGGCATCAGGAGGTTGTGGGGGGCCCCATGGGGTTCCAGGTCTCACCTCCAGGATGGTAACCCAGGCAGTGACCtaagggtggggggctggaggggtgggggcccCACGGGGTTCAGAGGCTCACCTCCAGGATGGCGTCACAGGCGGTGATCTGGTTGTGCAGGGAGGTGATGTTCTTGCTCTCCTTGATGtctgcagggcaggcaggctgctaaGGAAATGGGCATGGGgggcccagccagccaggcaATGGGGGGAATGCTTGGGAGAGGCCCTGGGAGGGGCCACTTTCCTCTTTCTCCTGGGGAGGGGTTTGGCCCTTGACACCCCCTCTGCCAGTGTGGAGGGAGACACCCCAGGGTATGAAGCAGTACAGCCAGGGTGCAAGGACCTCCCCgcgtctgccccctccccccgtctgccccctccccccacccacactgtGTGGGCTTTCGGGGGACTCCGCGGGGCAGGATACAGTCCCGGATGGAGGCGTGCTCAATGTGCTGCAGCTCCAGTTCCACCTGCTTGGAGTACTGCCGCAGATCCACACcctggagagagaggggagagtcacctgggcagggggggctccgctgggccctgccccaggagagggaggagggggacaacTTACTGTCTTCAGCGCCTCCTGAACCAGGGAGTCCTCCAGGTTGGCTTGGAtgtgaactgggggaggggagaccggGTCAGTTCCCATAACAGTGGTCCCCCAAACCCACCTCCCCACAgtacccccaccccacagtgctCCCCCACCTGCCTACATCCACCCAAACTACTCCTGGCCTCCTCCACCTCACGGCCTTCCCCCCACTTTCCCAGATCACTGTCTGCCCCCCACTGGTTGCTGTGCAGGggtaagcccccccccccccccacacacacacacatacacttactGTCCACTTCATCCAGGATGAACTCATCTGAGGTGAGGTCCAGGTCCCCCAAGTTCAGCTGCAGCGACTGCTCCTCTCCACGGCCCTAGGGAGTGCAGGTCAGGCTGTTACGGGGGGCTGCGGGAGAGCAGTGAGCTCCAGCAGGCTCTGGGGAAGGGGTCTTGGAGGTACACCCAGTGACCAGGCTAGGCAGGCTAGAGGCTGGGGGGTATAAGTGCTATAGAGGTTCAGGGACTAGAACTCAAGGTTACGGGGGGTGGGCTAGGAACAGAGGGACAAGTGGGGGTCAAGGAGGGAGCACAGAACGTAGGGAGCACAGAACGTAGGGCTCACTGCAGAGATCAAAGACTATGGGGACATGGAATAGGAGTTGGAAGCGATGGGGTGTGGGGCACAAAAAGGGGCCAGTGGGGTTCTGTCACCCATGAAACAGGAGGCCCCAGGATcatggggggcagtgtggggtcaAAGATGGCAGTTGAGGATGGATTCAGGGGATATGTACCaagggtggatggatggggatagGAGATCTGaggttgggggggcggggtcagggcacCGCAGGGGGTGAAAGATCTTGGCTAACACATGGAGACAGAGGATAAATAGCACTCGTGAGGGGCAGtgcctaagttccctgtaagctgtgcagccacacagcagcctatttagcgccgcgcaggtgctcagggaacccACCTGGGGACCTACTGCGGCTGGGGCggccctcccccggccccaactcTGCCGCAGCCCGGACCTGCTgcggcacccctcccccagcccgaaCCCAGCCGCGGCTCAGACCTGCTGGGGCCGGGGCACTTATCTTGCGgccccaaccccagagctgccatggtggggagaggtgcctctcccccatcagcccaggtgctgctgtgtggagagagctggggggagtcctctctccccaccatagccctggggcagcctgcaccccaaaaccctcatccacggccccacaccacagccccagccagagtcctcacccccccacactccaaacccctcggccccacccccaccacatgaattttgttatgtgcgccaatatgaaggtgatgtgtcacacgtcacctccatattggggcacataacaaaattcattccgcacatgggtgggaaaatgAGAGGGACACTGATCAGCGCGCAGCGAGGGTCGCTAACGTCACACGGTGTTTAAGAAGTTCAGGACGTTGCATGACGGAGGCCCGGCCACCAGGTGCTGCAGCCCCACGCGCCAGGCCAGCAACCCCATGCGCCAGCTGAGACACAGGACGGACGCCACCGGGTCCGGATGGGAGGGGCAACGTGGGGCCCTTGCcctgagtcgggggggggggggggtgcagagagagggaacagagcgggggaggggcagaggtcgGGGCATGGGGGGAGAAGATTCAGGGTGGGGTCAGAGATTACAAGGATCAGGGGTCACATGAACAGGCATGGGGGGTGACAGAGTGGGATTGGGTCATGTTGGGGTCAGGGTGAGGCAAGCAAGGGCCTGGGGTCACTGGGGTCAGGGTCAAAGGTCGCAGAACCTTCAGGCTCCCACATTTCACACAACAGTTAACGGGGTCACATGCAAACCCTTCCCAGACCCAGAACCGCCCCTCagcacgcgggggggggggtagatgaCAAGTGGGGGCCAAtttgggcagcagggggcgaTTCCCCATTACGGGCCTATTTTGAACGGGACCGGAAGTGGGGTGCCTGGGGACCGGAAGTAGGGCTGGGGGAACCTCACCATGCCCTCCTCTTCTTCCATCTCAGTCGCCCGCAGTCCTAGCTCCTCTTCGGGCCTAAACGCCGCCATTATCCCCGCTCCGCTCCTTCTTTCGCTCCCGCCGCATCCGGGCTTCCAAGGCTCACTTCCGGCCGTGCGCCTTTaaaaaactacaactcccatgatgcaccgggTGGGCGGGGGTCTACCGGAAATGGGGTAACAAAGCCCCCTTTAGGGAACGTGAGGGGGTGACTGGCATGAAAATGCCCCCCGGAGTCGAAGGGGGTCAGTCCCTATCCAATAGGGGGGATTTATTCCCATAGGAACCTTCTGTCATGGGGCAGGTTTCATACCCGGACCGCACATATTGTTGCCCACCCCGGTAGCGGTGTCCCTAGTGGAACTCTGCGGGAGGATGACCGGAAAGACTCCGGGGAGAAGCGGAAGTCTGTCTGCTCTGCCGGAAGGTGAACTGCCCTGACCGGAAGTTTATCTGCCTGTAGGGGGAGTGTCTATAAGAGGCAGCgcgtcacttcctctctctcttccggACGGGGTGAGACTAGAGCGCGGAGTAGCCGCCAtggtgagagcggggggggggggggggggcggaatctGGGTTCATccgccccggggaggggggcagcggggcCGGCGGGGGCTTGTCCGAGAGGGCGGAGCCGGGGCTTTACGGGGCGCCCCCCATTTCCCGCTGGGGGCTCCCTGGGGAGCCGatagggggcaggaaggggcctgGGGGGAGCAGCTGCGAtcagaccggggagggggagaggggtctatccgcccccagcagggggcagcggggCCGCCAGCCCACCCTGGGAAGGATGGAAGCGGGGCTTTGCGGGGAGAGGAGTAGGCGGCTCCTGGGGAACTGGCCCGGCggcggggggaggctgggacatgctggctgctggggggtaggagggggttgctggggggggcgcggggaggctGGGACGTGCTGGGGGGTAGGAGGGGTTGctggggggggcgcggggaggctggctggctgctggggggtaggagggggttgctgggggggggggcgcggggaggctggctggctgctgggggggaTTTGGGGGCTTCGGGGGACTTGCACTGGATCCAAGGctggtatgtgtggggggggggggggggggctggccgcTATATGTAACAACCAGGTCTTGGGGGGTGCTGCATCCTGGAGGAGAGGGTTGGGGCTGACCCCTGCCTTGTGGGGAGTGTGTCCCCAGTGGGGGGGCATTGATAGGGGACAGGTCTCCTgtgctgacacacacacccctgctcctttTCTCCGCAGTCTCTTGTGATCCCTGAGAAATTCCAGCACATCCTGCGAGTGCTCAACACCAACATAGATGGGCGACGGAAAATCGCCTTTGCCATCACCGCTATCAAGgtgagggggctgtggggtgtattccccccccccccccccctccaatggGGCATGGCTGGGTGTCCCTGCCGTCAGCCCTGGGATTTCTGTACCAGAGAGAGAACGTCAAAAACATCCCAGTGCCTCTGTGTGCATCCATGGGGCGCCCTCCCTGGGGAGATGGGGTGCTGGTGTGGGTGCCCCATCTAGGACTTAGGGGTCAGGGCTGACCCTGTGTGGTGGAGCGGGCAGGCCGGCGGAAGGAGAGGTGCTGCACAGCTGGGATGGAGAAGGGGGTCAGGCTCCCAAAGGTTCTCACACGTGCAGTTAGCCTGGGGAACTCCCTGTCACAAGGTCTCACTGAGAGGGGTGCGGGTGTAACCCACGCACCTCCGGGGTGTGgtgtctgtcccatctagtggcaccgagaccactcaGAGAGCGAGATTAACGAGTCTACAGCCGTGGCTAACAGCCCAGTGGcgtttagctcatgcagtagaggccccaggttcgatcccgcggTTTGTCTGTCTTACATGGGCAAGGGTGGGGGGTATATGGAGACAtgtatgggggggggtgttaaagcTGGGCTGTACCATGGGTGTCTCTTGAAGCAGGTTCTTctgtcctgggggcggggggggggggtggtcttGCTCTCAGCATCAGAGACTGAGCTTCCCGGGAACTTTATGTGGTGGGGGGGTACTGAGTCCCCGCCCTGCGGCTTTCTTAATGTTTCTTCCCCCTTCCAGGGTGTGGGTCGGCGCTACGCCCATGTGGTGCTGAGGAAAGCGGACATTGACCTGACCAAGAGGGCTGGGGAGCTGACAGAGGATGAGGTGAGCAAGCGGGGAGGGCAGGGGTGGTCTCTCTGGGACCATGGGGGGTGGCAGTTGTctcagatggggtggggggtctaAGGGAAGCTGGGGTCCCTGGGATGAAGCTGGTATGGCTCTCACTTGGGGACCTGGGTGGCGGGGGCTGAGGCTTGGGGTGTATctgggagccagctgaggggTGTCTGTGGTGGGGGTGGGTTTCTTGTGGTATCTAGGTGGAGGTTGGCGTCGAGCGTGGGAATGTCTCGGAGGGGGGATGTCTGGGGTGAAGGAGGGAGGTTTCTCTGGGGTGAGGGGAGCCCCCTGCCTGACCTCATCTCTGTGCCCCCCACAGGTGGAGCGTGTCATCACTATCATGCAGAACCCCCGGCAGTACAAGATCCCCGACTGGTTCCTCAACAGGCAGAAGGACGTCAAAGATGGCAAATACAGCCAGGTGAGAGCGGGGTGCAGAGCCCATCGCTGGGTGTGTGTTTCGGGGGGCTCTGATGTTCagagcagtgtggggctgggctCGTTCCTCCCcgcactgcaggggctgctctGGGGTCCCATAGGCAGCAGGGGACTTTGTCACCCCAATGCGTTGGGGGGGCACCAGCCCATTGGctgtcactgcagagttaacaAGAATCCTGTTCCAGCATGCATGCCCTCTGCACTCAAGAGGGGCGGATCGGGGGCTTCTGGCCTCCCTGACTCCGGTCGTGAGGATGAGGGGAGACGCCATGGAATTGAAAGGGGACAAGTTCAAACCTGCTACAAGGAAAGACTTTTTCATATGTGCCCTGTacttagcctgtggaactcactgccacaggatgtcGCTGAGCCAGGTTCACAGAGGGACTGGCTGTTTCTGTGGCTCACAGACTATCCAGGGCTGGACCAGTTCATGCTGACAACGGGCAGGGATCTCAAACCTCGTGCTGCAGGGCCTGAGCCGATCTCTGACGATCCCAGATCAGGACGAGCCCTGACTTGGGGTAGATTGTCCCACAGCTGCTCCTGTGGGGGCTCTGCCCCAGCTGGCGCTGGCCCCTATTGCAGAGGGAAGCTGGGCTGGGTGTCTCTGAGCCAGTCCAGCTGTGcctgacctcccctcccctcccccatgtctcTCACCTCAGGTTCTGGCCAACGGGCTGGACAACAAACTGCGTGAGGACCTGGAGCGGCTAAAGAAAATCCGGGCGCATCGGGGCCTGCGCCACTTCTGGGGGTACGAGAGGAGCGagagctgtgggaggggtgaATGGTGGGGCCTAATGAACAGGGGGTGTCTTTTGCCTACTccctgggagatggggggggggattcccTTCATCCTTTGCTGTGCAGTGGGGACAGGTGGGTGAAGATAAAGGGGGTCATTGGGCTGGATaaggggagggggaactgggCGCAGAGCCTTTGCATGTGGGTGTagcaggggattatgggacgatgcagagctgggggtgcagggccatagGGAGTTGGCTGGAGGGTGGTTTCAGAGTTGGGGGGCAGGTCTGGAACCGGGGAGCAGCAGTAGGGCGGGCCGGGGTCTGGTCCCACctcactcccctctctccccaggctgCGCGTGCGGGGCCAGCACACCAAGACGACCGGGCGCCGGGGCAGAACCGTCGGTGTGTCCAAGAAGAAGTAGTGTCTGCCCTGTGTTTGCAATAAAGTGCTGTTCTCAGAGCTGCCTCCtcgctctgtgtgtggggggggggatctttGCGACTAGGGATCGACCCCCAATGGGGAGAGATTAGGGGGTTGTCATCGCCTCAGTGGAAGGGCAATGGGGAGGAGTAAACTTGGGCCCAGGGCCCAGCTG
The window above is part of the Chrysemys picta bellii isolate R12L10 chromosome 12, ASM1138683v2, whole genome shotgun sequence genome. Proteins encoded here:
- the LOC135974862 gene encoding vacuolar protein sorting-associated protein 52 homolog, with translation MAAFRPEEELGLRATEMEEEEGMGRGEEQSLQLNLGDLDLTSDEFILDEVDIHIQANLEDSLVQEALKTGVDLRQYSKQVELELQHIEHASIRDYIKESKNITSLHNQITACDAILERMEQMLSSFQCDLSSISCEIQTLQEQSVAMNLRLKNRQAVRSQLSQLVDELVVPAAMISTILEAPVTEQDFLEQLHELNNKMNYVKEQAFRETMACTDVHHVLDRLKVKAVTKIREFVLQKIYSFRKPMTNYQIPQNALLKYRFFYQFLLGNERTVAQELREQYVETMSKIYLSYFKSYTSRLMKIQYEEVAEKDDLMGVEDTAKKGFFSKPSLKNRNTIFTLGNRGSVIVGAELEGPIIVPHAAQKSDVRYPFESLFRSQHYALLDNSCREYLFLCDFFLVTGPSAQELFNAVMGKTLAMFLKHMDAYVCDCYDSIAVFLCIHIVLRFRAITAKRNVPAIDK
- the LOC101948948 gene encoding small ribosomal subunit protein uS13, with the protein product MSLVIPEKFQHILRVLNTNIDGRRKIAFAITAIKGVGRRYAHVVLRKADIDLTKRAGELTEDEVERVITIMQNPRQYKIPDWFLNRQKDVKDGKYSQVLANGLDNKLREDLERLKKIRAHRGLRHFWGLRVRGQHTKTTGRRGRTVGVSKKK